Proteins from a genomic interval of Mycobacterium conspicuum:
- a CDS encoding DUF2339 domain-containing protein yields the protein MTEPPRSDRAVFARLSEQFDALSRQMSRVSGELVELDRVIAAAGGATPNPAPPPHQNTTPYWYPQWPQYYPPAAPAPAPTFAYAAPPQPRPAAPEPAAESGWIGKLLAVAGVAVTLVGVVLLLVLAAKAGLLRPEIRVAGGTALSIALVGVAVWMRTRPGGRIGAIALAATGIAAAYLDVIAITTIYGWAPAPVGLVIAAVVGAAGLTLARRWDSEHLGLLVLVPLIGLAPVLTNGVDLLLVAFMMALSAAALPVQLGKDWTWMHAARIAAVSVPLLVTLIGISPHDNPLLIGGACGVAALLAIASGLVLMRSTTDPAALAVLTACGTLPVLASAIGVNQVLAAVLAAALAVGMLCIVLAATALPRIVTQIWSALSAVSGLIAVDVALQGYVEGPVLLALAIIIAVAGRSAVVARWAAAGFGVLGVGLFFSYAPLDALLRATVVPTHIAVCVLAASVLVVGFVVAMARACAGLGRRDPDLARVLGGAAGGLTVYAATAFTVTAGVLVGGTGGGFLAGHMVATICWIGMAAALFVYALRRADREHRTAPITAGLALTAAATAKLFLFDLATLDGIFRVAAFIVVGLVLLGMGAGYARSLADR from the coding sequence ATGACCGAACCGCCCCGTTCCGACCGTGCCGTCTTTGCCAGGCTCTCCGAACAATTCGACGCCCTATCCCGGCAGATGTCCCGCGTCTCCGGCGAGCTCGTCGAACTCGACCGGGTGATCGCCGCTGCGGGGGGCGCGACGCCCAACCCGGCTCCGCCGCCGCACCAGAACACGACGCCCTACTGGTATCCGCAGTGGCCGCAGTACTACCCGCCCGCCGCACCGGCACCAGCGCCGACGTTCGCCTACGCGGCGCCGCCCCAGCCCCGTCCGGCGGCGCCCGAGCCGGCGGCGGAGTCGGGCTGGATCGGCAAACTGCTCGCCGTCGCCGGGGTGGCCGTGACGTTGGTCGGTGTGGTGTTGCTGCTGGTGTTGGCCGCCAAGGCGGGCCTGCTGCGGCCCGAGATTCGGGTGGCCGGCGGTACGGCATTGTCGATCGCGCTCGTCGGCGTCGCGGTGTGGATGCGCACCCGGCCCGGTGGGCGGATCGGGGCGATCGCGCTGGCCGCCACCGGCATCGCCGCGGCGTATCTGGACGTCATCGCGATCACCACCATCTACGGCTGGGCGCCGGCGCCCGTCGGCCTCGTCATCGCCGCCGTCGTCGGCGCTGCCGGCCTGACCCTGGCCCGCCGCTGGGACTCCGAACACCTTGGGCTGCTGGTGCTGGTGCCGCTGATCGGCCTGGCCCCGGTCCTCACCAACGGCGTCGACCTGCTGCTCGTCGCCTTCATGATGGCCCTGTCGGCCGCCGCCTTGCCGGTGCAACTCGGCAAGGACTGGACGTGGATGCATGCGGCCCGGATCGCGGCCGTATCCGTGCCGCTGTTGGTGACGCTGATCGGCATCAGCCCGCATGACAACCCGCTGCTCATCGGCGGCGCCTGCGGTGTGGCCGCGCTCCTCGCGATCGCGAGCGGCCTCGTCCTGATGCGCTCCACCACCGACCCGGCGGCGTTGGCTGTGCTCACGGCATGCGGAACGCTGCCGGTACTTGCCTCGGCAATCGGGGTCAACCAGGTGCTCGCCGCGGTGCTGGCGGCCGCGCTCGCGGTGGGCATGCTGTGCATCGTGCTGGCCGCCACCGCGCTCCCCCGCATCGTCACGCAGATCTGGTCGGCGTTGTCGGCGGTTTCGGGGCTGATTGCCGTAGACGTCGCACTGCAGGGCTACGTCGAGGGCCCGGTGCTGCTGGCGTTGGCCATCATCATCGCCGTGGCCGGCCGCAGCGCCGTCGTGGCGCGTTGGGCCGCAGCCGGATTCGGCGTCCTCGGGGTCGGCTTGTTCTTCTCCTACGCGCCCCTGGATGCACTGTTGCGGGCGACCGTCGTCCCGACCCACATTGCGGTGTGCGTTCTGGCCGCCAGCGTGCTCGTCGTCGGGTTCGTGGTCGCGATGGCACGAGCGTGCGCCGGCCTTGGGCGTCGCGACCCCGACCTTGCCCGGGTGCTCGGCGGAGCCGCCGGAGGGTTAACCGTCTACGCCGCAACCGCGTTCACCGTCACTGCCGGTGTCCTCGTCGGCGGGACCGGCGGCGGCTTCCTGGCCGGCCACATGGTGGCCACCATCTGCTGGATCGGCATGGCGGCCGCGCTGTTCGTCTACGCGCTGCGACGGGCCGACCGCGAACACCGCACGGCGCCAATCACCGCCGGGCTCGCGCTCACCGCGGCCGCCACGGCGAAGCTGTTCCTCTTCGACCTGGCCACGCTGGACGGCATTTTCCGGGTGGCGGCGTTCATTGTCGTGGGGTTGGTGCTGCTGGGCATGGGCGCCGGCTACGCCCGCAGCCTCGCCGACAGGTAG